The segment GCGACGAGGACACCCTCGACGGCGTGGCCGCCCGCTGGCGGGCCAACCTCGACTCCAACGTGCTCACCGCGGTACTCATGACCACCGCACTGCTGCCCCGACTCCGCCGCCCCGGCGGCAAAATCATCCTGACCAGCTCGATCGCGGCCCAGCGTGGCGGCGGCGGGCCCTACTCCGCGGCCAAGGCGGCACTGCACGGGTACGCCCTGGATCTCGCCACCCGTCTCGGCGGTGAGGGGATCACGGCCAACGTGATCTCGCCCGGCTACATCGCCGACAGCGAGTTCTTCCTCGGCCGGATGACGCCGGAAGGCCACCAGAGCCGGGTCGACGCCACGCTGGTGAAGCGCGCCGGCATGCCCGACGACATCGCCGAAGCCGTCCGCTGGCTGGTCGGCCCCGGCGGCAGCTTCGTCACCGGCCAAATCATCAACGTCAACGGCGGCTCCGTCCTGGGCCGCTGAGCCCCGCAGCGGTCACCCACGGCCCGGCGTCCTCACGCCGCTCCGCGTGAGCCGCTTGCCCGCAGCCACCTGCCTACGCCGCGCCGCGCCTGCAGTCACCTGCTCGCAGCCACTGCTTGCGCTGAGCCGCGTCCGCGGCCACATGCCGCGCCGCGCCGTGCCGTCTCAGCTGGAAGCGCCGCCGGTGAACCGGCCCTCGCCCGGCCGGTTGACCCGGAATCGCAGCCCGGACCAACGCTCGTCGATCGCCACCTGTCCACAGGGCCGCATGTCGAAATCGGCGACGATCGGCCACAGCGAATCCCGGTTGATGTCGGCCTTGTTGCCCTTCGGATAGGCGATCCAGAAGGCACCCGGCTTGTCCAGATCGGCCTGGTGCTTCGTCAATTGATCGCGCACCGCGGCCGCATCCTCCACGAAAATCACCGCGGTGCCGGCGGTGGCGAGGGTCCCGGTCTCCCGCACCCCCTCCGGCATCGGCGTGAGCAGCGGCAGGCGAGCCGGCTCGTTGAGCCAAAGTGTCGAGTTCGGCTTGATCAGCAGCTTCTCGGCGATCGTTTTGGTCATGTCTTAGAGACTTACACCCCCGCGGCCATCGTTTGTCGCATTCAAGGGAAGCAGTCGCCTGGCAGGCAGGTGAGCTTGCCGGCCGCCTGAAGAGCCTGCCGGCCACCTGAAGAGCCTGCCGGCCACCTGAAGAGCAGGCCGGGCCAACCGAGGAGCAGGCGGGGCCACCCGAGGAGCAGGCCAGGCCGGCCACCGGCCAGCCCGGCTTGGTGGTGGACGAGGCCCCGGTTCCCCCGGCCGGACCTTGCGCCGCGCCGGCCCCCGCCGACGAGGACGAACCACCCCGCAAACCCGGACCCGCCGAGCGCGCGGAAACGCCACCACCGTGATTCCACTCATCCCGGCACACCCGCCTCTCAACGATCCCGATCGGACTGCGAACGTCGGTTGCCCGTTCGCCTCAGCAGCCTTGCCGATCCGCGATCCCGGCGCTCAAATTCGTCCGCCAGCCTGTGGACAACTCCGGACTGTGGATAACTCAAGGCGATCTTCCGCGGGCTGATAGACATGCCGGGTGACTGATGCGACGCGGATGACGGCAGGTGCGGCCGAGCGGGCAGACGTGCGGGAGCGTGCCGAAGAGGTGCTCCGCAAACTGGCCGGTGAGCGGGCGGTGCTCCGCGAGGATCAATGGCGGGCCATCGAGGCGCTCACCGTGGACCGGCGGCGGGTGCTCTGCGTGCAGCGCACCGGCTGGGGCAAGTCGGCGGTCTATTTCGTGGCCACCGCACTGCTGCGCAGCGGTGCCACCGCGGCGCCGGGGCAACCACCGGCCGGCCCCACGGTCATCGTCTCCCCGCTGCTCGCGCTGATGCGCAACCAGGTCGACGCCGCAGCCCGGGCCGGCATCCGCGCCCGCACCATCAACTCGGCCAACCTCGACGAGTGGACCCAGATCGAGCACGAGATCCGGGCCGGCGAGGTCGACGTGTTGCTGATCAGCCCGGAGCGGCTCAACAACCCCGATTTCCGCGACAACGTGCTTCCCGGCCTGGCTTCCAGCACCGGCCTGCTCGTGGTCGACGAGGCGCACTGCGTCTCCGACTGGGGTCACGACTTCCGCCCGGACTACCGGCGTTTGCGCACCTTCCTGAGCGGCCTCCCGGCCCGCACCCCGGTGCTTGCCACCACCGCCACCGCGAACGCTCGGGTGACCGCCGACGTCGCCGAGCAGTTGGGTGACGCCCTGGTGCTGCGCGGCCCGCTCGACCGCGACTCGCTGCGGCTGGCCGCGCTGAACCTGCCCGACCCCGCACACCGGCTGGCCTGGCTCGCCGACCATCTCGACCGGCTGCCGGGTTCCGGCATCGTCTACACACTGACTGTCGCCGCTGCCACCGAGACCGCCGATTTCCTGCGCTCCCGCGGGTTCGCGGTGGCGTCGTACACGGGACAGGTCGAGGACGCCGAACGCCGGGCTGCCGAGCAGGACCTGCTGGACAACAAGATCAAAGCGCTGGTGGCCACGTCTGCGCTGGGCATGGGCTTCGACAAACCAGACCTCGGGTTCGTGGTCCATCTCGGCGCGCCGAACTCACCGATCGCCTATTACCAGCAGGTCGGCCGGGCCGGCCGCGCGGTCGAGCACGCCGAGGTGGTGCTCCTGCCGGGCCCGGAGGACGCCGCGATCTGGCGGTACTTCGCCTCCCTCGCCTTCCCACCGGAAGATCAGGTGCGCGCGGTCCTCAACCAGCTCTCCCCGGATCGCCCGCTGTCCACCCAGGCACTCGAGCCGCTCGTCGACCTCCGCCGCAACCGGCTCGAGCTGATGCTCAAGGTCCTCGACGTCGACGGCGCAGTCCGCCGCACGCGCGGCGGCTGGCTAGCCACCGGCGAACCATGGACCTACGACACGGCCCGACTGCGACGCGTCGCCGAGGCACGCGAGACCGAGCAGAAGACCATGATTGCGTACGCGCAGACGACCGACTGCCGCATGGAATTCCTCCGGCGTTGTCTGGATGATCCCGAGGCCGTCCCGTGCGGTCGGTGCGACAACTGCGCCGGTCCACTCTTCGACGCCGACGTCTCGTCCGCTGCCCTGGCGGCTGCCGACGCGTTCCTGGGCCGGCCGGGCGTGGAGATCGCCCCGAAGAAGATGTGGCCCACCGGCCTGGCCGCCGTCGGCATCAGCCTCAAAGGCAAGATCGCCCCCACCGAGCAGATCGAGCCCGGCCG is part of the Actinoplanes sp. NBC_00393 genome and harbors:
- a CDS encoding SDR family NAD(P)-dependent oxidoreductase, which produces MTRLAVVTGGGTGIGKATAGMLAGEGFDVIIVGRRPEVLADAVKWIGPQASAVTADVADPAQIPAVVEAVAGRPLDVLINNAGAFIAGDEDTLDGVAARWRANLDSNVLTAVLMTTALLPRLRRPGGKIILTSSIAAQRGGGGPYSAAKAALHGYALDLATRLGGEGITANVISPGYIADSEFFLGRMTPEGHQSRVDATLVKRAGMPDDIAEAVRWLVGPGGSFVTGQIINVNGGSVLGR
- a CDS encoding RecQ family ATP-dependent DNA helicase, giving the protein MTAGAAERADVRERAEEVLRKLAGERAVLREDQWRAIEALTVDRRRVLCVQRTGWGKSAVYFVATALLRSGATAAPGQPPAGPTVIVSPLLALMRNQVDAAARAGIRARTINSANLDEWTQIEHEIRAGEVDVLLISPERLNNPDFRDNVLPGLASSTGLLVVDEAHCVSDWGHDFRPDYRRLRTFLSGLPARTPVLATTATANARVTADVAEQLGDALVLRGPLDRDSLRLAALNLPDPAHRLAWLADHLDRLPGSGIVYTLTVAAATETADFLRSRGFAVASYTGQVEDAERRAAEQDLLDNKIKALVATSALGMGFDKPDLGFVVHLGAPNSPIAYYQQVGRAGRAVEHAEVVLLPGPEDAAIWRYFASLAFPPEDQVRAVLNQLSPDRPLSTQALEPLVDLRRNRLELMLKVLDVDGAVRRTRGGWLATGEPWTYDTARLRRVAEARETEQKTMIAYAQTTDCRMEFLRRCLDDPEAVPCGRCDNCAGPLFDADVSSAALAAADAFLGRPGVEIAPKKMWPTGLAAVGISLKGKIAPTEQIEPGRAVGRLSDLGWGTRLRSVVSPDSPDAPIPAELAAAVVEVLKSWAHGEDAWKQRPAAVVAVGSHRHPQLVHSLAEHISTVGRLPLLGVLSSHRVSETGHRGNSAQRVRTLHEAFSVPQSVAVELPNLPGPILLVDDLVDSGWTMSLAGRTLRQAGASAILPLALAVAG